The region CTCTCTTTCCTTTTATATGCAGAgagaattgaaaaataaaattaatgttatcttctaattttcaaaaataaatacataattgataaaaaaaagctaattaatttattttaaaaattgaaaaaaaaattcttaaaaagacaaagtaaaaaaaaaagaaaaaaaagataatcaaAGTAGGTTACTCACTCACCATCAAGAAAGTCTCGCAAgaaatcacattttttattatcagcaaataaatttcattaaatggTTTGAACATCTTTCAATGATAATTAATGATATGAAATggtttgaatatttttcattaaatgatattaattaattttatcatttttcgaGAACagttattgaaattaaatggTTCACCATAGCAATTTATGGCAAGctcttgaattttaaaataatgcatCAAGgacattaaaataacataaccattatttcaataataataataataataataataataataataataataataataataataataataataataatttgtttgataaaaactaaaatcaactcattatttacttgttttttacatttttttttcttttaaaaatcttgaaatataattcttatatgcttatttataagtatttattttatattttttacactttttataAGACTTTCTTGGAGTTGaatgatgtattttttttctttaatatttttaattaattgatatgtttaaaaagataataaatactcgtaattaataacatgtttttttctttaaacttattaagaaatgatatatattatttttaattatatctttatttttatttttattaagtgttataaatttttttaagaaagaaaacttaaggatataataaataaataacttactTTAATTTACAGGAAGAAATAAGTGTTTTCCtgtaaaaactaataaaacaaaagaagtaaatctTACATCAAAGTATTACAtctaattaaataacattagatttttaaaataataactaatgtTTAAttcaatgatatatatatatatatatatatatatatatatatatatatatatatatatatatatatactttttttagaGCATTGAAAGaatagtttgttattatttgattGTCGTTTCAAAATTTAGAcaatcttaattattattttgctatatatatatatattaaaaatataaaaattaaaatagaaaatattataaatactttattaaagaaaaaagaaatgatataCCTTgatttcctaaaaaaaatatattaaaccacgcatagaaaaaaaaggaagtgaaaaattactttatttaaaaaaaacaaaagtatatgtGCATGTGTGAATATCATTGTCTATTAAATGTGTTGATTTTCTTCAACtttaatcaatgaaaaattatattttaataccaatttttgataccattttgatactgcacacgtgtcaaaatatgattaaacgatttcaaattaaaaaaaaaattgatatttgaaagaaaaaaaccataatttttcttttaatttgaaatcgtccaaccacattttgacacatccaattatattttgacacatGTTATACTGtgaaaatggtgttaaaatatattttccaacCAGTATAGCTGGTTCTATAAAAGCTGCTCCCAAGTGAGTCAAATCCTCACAATTTGAAAAGTATCAATCAGAAAACCACCTTCTATCTCCTCCAATGGCTTCATTAGGTTGGCAACaagagaatgaagaagaagatgagctCATTTCCTCTCTCCCTAAAGAGAGGGGTTGGTCTTTTCCCTATGTCTATCTATTTGAACACTTTTGGTGTCCATCACCTCTCatcaaagaaagaaacatttttcaaaagCATTTTCAAGCAAAACAAAGTGACGTTCTTGTTGCAAGCTTTCCAAAATCTGGCACAACATGGTTGAAAGCCCTTACTTTTGCCATTGTCAACCACAAAAACTTCTCCAAAGAAAACCATCCATTGCTTACCTCTAACCCTCACCAACTTGTGCCTCCCCTTTACACATTTCGTGGTAACATCCATGACCAGATTCTCCAATTATCCAACATGGCTGAACCAAGACTTTTTGGTACTCACATTCCGTTTCCTTCATTACCCAGGTCAATCCTAGAGTCTCATTGCAGAATAATTTACATTTGCAGGAACCCCTTTGACACTTTTATTTCTGCATGGGCTTTCTTTNATAAGATTAAGGTGGAGCNTTTACCGACACTGACAAAGGAGGAAGCTTTTGAAATGTTTTGCAATGGGGTAATTGAGTTCGGTCCATGGTGGAGTCATATGTTAGGTTACTGGAACGAAAGCGTAGCCAGACCAAACACTGTCCTATTCTTGAAGTACGAGGATCTTAAAGAAGATTTGAATTTTCAGGTTAAAAGAGTTGCAGAGTTTTTGGGTTGTCCTTTCACTGAAGAGGAAGAAAGTAATGGAGTGATCGAGAGCATAGCCAAGCTGTGTAGCTTTGAGGAGATGAAGGATATGGAAGTCAACAAATCTGGAaccataaattttgaaatcaaaagGTTTGAAAATAAGTTGTTTTTCAGAAAGGCAGAAATAGGAGATTGGGTAAATCATTTTTCCCCTTCTATGGTGGAAAAATTATCCAAAATCATTGAAGAAAAATTTAGTGGCTCAGGTCTTTCATTTAAAATGCATTCTTAAAACTACTGTTTTACATGGCTTTGGATTATGTGGTACAAATGTTATTGtgactttttattttgtcaaaaaaataaaagaggtaTCATAAGTTGTAATGTAAAGTCAAGTGATTTACCTTTGCAGCTTCCTTCTAAAATAGTTGTATGGAGTTAAATTTTAAGGAAAAGAGGTTCTCTTTTAGGATTTTTAGATCTGTATGAATGAtctatttgtctttttttttttttcagttcttACGTAAGTTGTTGGATTCTTTTTAGTATGTTTCAATTATTGAacaagttttaataataataataataataataatcattattattgtaataatatgttatgtaaattaaaattatatttttaaatcatttaaagaaatttgtttCCATTATCATTAAGATCGATATAATGGACCCTGATTTATAGGGAAGTTGCCGATTTTAACTCGCTGCTAGTTCTCTTCCTCATCTCATCTAGTCTGTCAAAAGATAAATAAGGTGAATTCACtgtcttttcttctaaaatttcaaattaaaataattttttttaaagattaacttttgtttatattatatttccgatacaaatatgtaataaacgttgttatttaaattattaatatttacaaattaaatttcaataattaattataatagaataattacatataaatataacaacTAATTCAATTTATCTAATTAaagacattaattaattaattaaaactttaaaaaatgtttatgtcATATCCATTAAATTCCTCATCAAGTGGGATCCATGTGGCAGTGGTGAGTGTCACGTTCATTAATTTCTCTGTTCGGTGGGATCCGTGTGGTAAAGAAAGAGAATGTGTAATTCCGAAAGTGCAAGACAGGTGGCAGGTAGAGAGTGGACTGATCGGTTTTTGTAGGTAGTATTTAaagtgtaattttaaaaattgg is a window of Vigna radiata var. radiata cultivar VC1973A unplaced genomic scaffold, Vradiata_ver6 scaffold_289, whole genome shotgun sequence DNA encoding:
- the LOC106779506 gene encoding cytosolic sulfotransferase 15-like, whose product is MKASHRLLEMFRDARIAGEHPYWLGECIWNSLLTHWNSAEFRNKCATAQRNRASEKGGALHTGGLITVHEHVIRMAQALGRAIHVDEVFAQTHVRKDTNEFVDERSWKTHYQSENHLLSPPMASLGWQQENEEEDELISSLPKERGWSFPYVYLFEHFWCPSPLIKERNIFQKHFQAKQSDVLVASFPKSGTTWLKALTFAIVNHKNFSKENHPLLTSNPHQLVPPLYTFRGNIHDQILQLSNMAEPRLFGTHIPFPSLPRSILESHCRIIYICRNPFDTFISAWAFFXKIKVEXLPTLTKEEAFEMFCNGVIEFGPWWSHMLGYWNESVARPNTVLFLKYEDLKEDLNFQVKRVAEFLGCPFTEEEESNGVIESIAKLCSFEEMKDMEVNKSGTINFEIKRFENKLFFRKAEIGDWVNHFSPSMVEKLSKIIEEKFSGSGLSFKMHS